In Eriocheir sinensis breed Jianghai 21 chromosome 52, ASM2467909v1, whole genome shotgun sequence, one genomic interval encodes:
- the LOC126982834 gene encoding ERI1 exoribonuclease 2-like gives MATKRLAMERGLVQRRHREHDVPANSIQSAPAVSAVIKQVFDFLVVLDFESTCWEAQGGTPKPEIIEFPAVLLSLHSGEVVAEFQQYVKPQEQPVLSPFCTSLTGITQQQVDAGVPLGTCLHLFRKWLNQLCEQHQLTFTTTRPGHLIAFATWTGESLIQWLYQHWDLGTCLKQECKRKNLDKPSYFNQWADIKRLYREFYKRKPQGLAGALQDLGLTFQGRQHSGLCDARNTATLITRMARDGCVLTVTKTLGPEAPCGKTLSAHRKKC, from the exons ATGGCAACCAAACGACTAGCCAT GGAACGTGGCTTGGTGCAGAGGAGGCACAGGGAACATGATGTCCCTGCCAACTCCATTCAGTCAGCCCCAGCAGTTTCAGCAGTCATTA AGCAGGTGTTTGACTTCCTTGTGGTGCTCGACTTCGAGTCCACCTGCTGGGAGGCTCAGGGCGGGACCCCCAAGCCAGAGATCATCGAGTTCCCGGCCGTGCTGCTCAGCCTTCACTCCGGCGAGGTGGTGGCAGAGTTCCAGCAGTATGTCAAGCCTCAGGAGCAGCCAGTCCTGTCGCCCTTCTGCACTAGCCTCACCG GCATCACACAGCAGCAGGTGGATGCTGGTGTTCCTCTCGGCACCTGTCTACACCTCTTCAGAAAGTGGCTCAACCAACTCTGTGAGCAGCACCAGTTGACCTTCACCACGACTCGGCCTGGTCACCTCATCGCCTTTGCCACGTGGACAGGCGAGTCACTTATACAATGGTTGTACCAAC ACTGGGACCTCGGAACGTGTCTGAAGCAAGAATGTAAACGGAAGAACCTTGACAAGCCAAGCTACTTTAACCAGTGGGCCGACATAAAGCGGCTGTATAGG GAATTCTACAAGCGCAAGCCCCAAGGCTTGGCCGGTGCCCTGCAGGACCTGGGGCTCACCTTCCAAGGGAGACAACACTCTGGGCTCTGCGACGCCCGCAACACAGCAACACTCATCACCCGCATGGCCCGTGACGGGTGTGTGTTGACCGTCACAAAGACCCTTGGACCTGAGGCACCTTGTGGGAAAACTCTGTCTGCCCACAGAAAGAAATGCTAA